The Gossypium arboreum isolate Shixiya-1 chromosome 6, ASM2569848v2, whole genome shotgun sequence DNA window TACTAGGTTCTTAAAGATAAACAGGCGGACCATGTTTTAGCCGTCATTGTATGACAGTTGTTCACCTAAGAACCTAGAATATTATTAACATAGCTTTATGTTGCCTTACGTTTGCACACTTCGTGCTTCTAGGTTGTTTAGACTTAAGACTATTAGCATAATTTGAGTATTGCTTATGCCTCCTTTTTCCCTCATAGGTACCAATGCATTCGCTTATGCTTATGTCTAGAGACCACTAACCTTATAGCGTTTCTCTGTTGCTTAGATGCTGGACCACCTTCACCTGCTGATCATCTACGAGAGGTTTTCTACCGAATGGGATTAAATGACAAGGTAAACTTCATTGTAAAAATCCTTATTATGATGGAACAATGATCTTAATCATCTGACCTTCTGACATGTAGGAAATTGTTGCATTATCTGGTGCACACACGCTTGGGAGGTCCAGACCAGAACGTAGCGGTTGGGGTAAACCAGAAACCAAATATACGGTATTTAATCTGCCTGTGTTGATATGGATAGGGAAAATCTTTGTCTCAGTAACTTCAGTCGTTTATTTATCATTTCTGATTCTTGATCGAGGCTAGAAATTTTTGGGGGAAATGCTTACCGTTATAGTTTATTGTACTTACCATAGAAAATACAAAGTGCCATTATTTAGCAAATTAATATTCCTAAGAGAAGCAGTCCCCTTATCCTAGATGCATTTGGCTTCAATAGGATAAATACGGGGGGACTGCCTCCAAATATTTGATCAAATCTGAACCTTGACTAAGAACTGGCCTGTCAACCTCTTGAAGTTCTTGATGCCAAACCTGCCAATAGATATGATCAGTAACAAACACATGAGGTCAATATTTCGTAAGAACAAAACGTATGAGAAAGAAACGCCTCTTCTATCAGATCTAAGTTACTTCTTATGCTATCTTGGTCGTTTTTGATGCTGAATCATATGGTTCTAGAATGGCCGTTCTTTCCTATTTAGATTCCCCTTAAAATTTAACTATCGGACTTTCTAGAGGTGAGCCAGGAGAAAGAAATTTGAACTTACTTTAAAAGCTTATCATGACATTGAATCCTCGACAGAATGAAAATTCGGTGGCTAAGAGAGTGTTCAAACAAAATGAATTTGGTTCTACTAACTCAGCCTCAGATAGCTATccatatttttttgaatttagtAAGCAAAATGTTTGGGGTTGCATAGTTTGCCAGTCATATCATATGTTCATGTCTTCAAAGATATGCTTCCCTAAGTGGAACAGGAATGGTGGTGGTTCTAGTAGTTACGAGTATACCAATAACTGTGATGAAGGACTTAAATAGGATTTTCCTTCTTGAATAACAGAAAGATGGGCCAGGAACACCAGGAGGACAGTCTTGGACAGTTCAATGGTTGAAGTTTGACAATTCATACTTCAAGGTTTGAACTTGAAATCAGTTTCTCTTCTTGAGTAAGAGGAGATTCAAAAGTGTTAAGACTCTCTTGTATCCGTACAGGACATTAAAGCAAAAAGGGATGAAGATTTGCTTGTGTTGCCAACTGATGCTGTTCTTTTTGAAGATCCCTCTTTCAAGGTAAATATACTGAGTTCATTCTTAACCGGTAAGAAATATAATCGTAGGCTTGGCTAAACAGTACACAATTTGCAGGTATATGCTGAGAAATACGCTGAAGATAAAGAGACATTCTTCAAGGATTATGCAGAGGCACATGCCAAACTTAGCAACCTTGGGGCCAAATTTGATCCTCCAGAGGTTTGTTTGTAATGGATAGTTGCGTGTTTAATGTTTATCACTTTCATGAAAAAGAAATAAGTTTAATTAGTAAAAAGTGCTAGGCGTTTGTTACTATTAATCCCACTTTTCCTTCTATCAAAATGGTGTTCTATTTTGACATTTGGGGAATATCTGCATGCATACAGTTGCTTGTTAAACATGCCTCACCCAAGTTTTTAGTGAGTATTAGGTACCAATAAGAAGTTGACTTTTCTCTGAACGGATCATGACATCTTAGAATAAGCAAAAGATAAATAATAGGGTCTTTTCTGTGTGAATTCCAGTGTTATTGAAATATTGTAAGTTGCTCATAGTTATCGTACGTAAAAGGTACAATTTTTTTAGTTTAGCAAGTACCTAAGATTAGTCATTGAGTTAGACTCTAATGTGCAAGATTTTCCTTGAAGATCTGAATGTTGGTTTGTTACAATTGAGATCAGGGTATTGTGTTAGATGATATTCCAGTACAAGCTGCACCGGAGAAGTTTGTAGCTGCCAAGTACTCAACAGGAAAGGTCGTAACCTCAAATGCTTTATTTAATATTGCTCTGTTACTTTTTTCTGTCTTGTAATAAATGAATTGAACGAGTGTTTGGAATTGCAGAGAGAGCTGTCAGATTCCATGAAGCAGAAGATTCGAGCAGAATATGAATCATTTGGGGGAGGCCCAGATAAGCCTCTACCAACCAATTATTTTCTAAATATCATAATTATTATTGGTGTGTTGGCCATTTTGACATCTCTTCTGGGTAATAATTGATTACTTTTAACTTTCCCCATTTTTGCTCTTTTGATTAGATGTCAAGGTCTTTTTCCTGCCTGGAAAGAGAATCCAACCCAGTAAATTATGTTATGACATGAGTCCTTTTTTGGGACTGTCGTGTTTTGTATTTTATTCTCTGTCCGTtgcttaaattaaatatatacacAACACAATATTGTCGTAATCaggtttatttatattttttaaaagaaaagataGACTTGGAAACAGGCTTAAAAAGAAAGTCCTTTTTCTTGTTTATTTAGGTTATGGTTTTGAAAGGCTTTACTTGTATGCTGCAATTTATCAAAGTTATTACCCAATGCTCATCTATTTTCTTGTGTTGGTGAGGATAAAATTTGAGATAAAGGAGCTGTTAATCTTTAAAATCAAGATAAGATGCATTGTATCTCAATTCTCAAATCAATATAGTCacctataaaatttaaatttaaaatgctcagagatgtatatatatatatatagcttccACTAAGATTCCATAGGTTGAAATTCGGTTTTCCTTTtatataacaaattaaataatttattataaatttataacatCTTCtactttaattatgaatttgtaaCCAAATCAACAATATTATCGGTCTGCTCTACCCTTTTCTTTCTCTATAACCTTCTTCATCAAACTTGCATGTCATTTCATCTGAAAGAAAATGATTGCAATATAAATTTGCTTAAAAATGTTTCGACAAAAATATTAAATTCGAAAAATAGACTTAGATGAAAAAAATTagatattattaaaatatgagtCGAATTTGAGCTCAAATATTTATAGCCTAACCTAGCCCGACTCAGTTCGATCTGACttgtttttaagtttataatattttatattatgtaaacTATaacacattaaaataataaacatataCTATATATATGATACAActctaatataaatattaaaataatgttaagatgagtgtataaaaaaaatcaataaatataaaatataaaattattaaatattaaaataaaataatatgagtGGGCTTAAATGGGCTTGGATTAATCTTTTGCAAATATGGATGAATTTTgacaaaattttaaactcatatttTGAACCGACCAGACTTAAACAAATACAAAAAATGTTAATATCATATTTAAACTCAACCCAAATCTATCTTGATTCTATTCACCAACACCTTAATATTAAGCCACTCATTTACTTTTTTAAGGTCCAATTACAATATATCTATCTAGTTCTGTCACATCATTTAGGTTTCTCCGTTGCCTTGGGTAGAGGTAAATGACCCCTAATATGGgtcattaattaaataatatctcgagtttgGCAATGATAATTTGGTATATGTAACACACCATTacttaaaatatgtctatgattaattaatttttgagtttgaagAATAATCGAAGGATACCCaattaaaaaaatgatatcaaaACACATGTTAAGTAATTGTACTAAACTTGTTTTTGTTTAtcttttagtttttttaataATTCAAATACATTTAAGTAATTATCGTTTTATAAGAtcataatgaaaatataatatttgatattaattCAAAACGAATATGTTATTTAGATTTTTATAAGGCATGATTAGTTTTGAAGATCACTTTTAATTCTAGATATTTTACTAGTTAATTCTAATAAAGCCCTgaatgatatatatacatatatacatatatttgtaacaatACTCTCAATAACATGACATGAAGATTCATTATTaacttgaatttgattgaagTTTCATATATCGAAACTAGTATCAAACTAAACGAAGGAAAATCGATTAAAGGGTTGTAGTACAAATATTAATGAGATGGATTGAATTAATATCCATgcatttttgtattttataatgtattcaaaaatagaaattaaaaaatatatatcataataatatgTAAGATGCAAAAtatttataatagatataatttataaataaactgAATATGatattaaacatataaataaattaaacaaaaagattttttttcataattttatctGCAAAGATATAACACCTCAATTTCATATTAATAATTCATAGTAATTATGAATAATTAACAAAGAGTATTATGTTGCTTGAGTTTTTtgaaaaaatcattataaatcatgTAAAACAAAGTTAGAAGCGATCAATTAGGAAAAGTTGAGTAAAACTATTGaattagtcacttaattattagcgtgtttttatttttaattaattattagtgTGTTTAGGGGTGAAGCCAGAAAATTCTTTTAGGGGGGCCgaaatgaaatttaatttttaatagtttatatctttataatttttaaaggattaaattaaattttcataattttatagcgggccaaagtacaaattttctttactaatttaaaattttaaaattttctaaagggccaaaacaataattttccattttaaggggGTCGGGGCCCCTGCTAGCCCCCCTGGATTCGTCTCTGAGCATgtttctatttttaattgaatcaCTAACGTTTTAGATCATTTCTATTCGGGTCACCCATGTTTTAGAtcatttctattttggtcactctcTGTTAGATGATTAACGGAAGTGATGATGTGGTCTTTTTTCTAattaatataaaacaaatttagtgttcaatatttacacattctatcaattcctcaaacacatataattaaatataaactaTATATTATGAAAAAGTACAAAGTACAAAatacaatataatatatatttatataaataatattatgtgTTTATAAGACTCAAATATGCATTTACCCCCCCCCCACGAAGTTGACATTTTCTCCTAAGTTGgtattcaaaatttcattttgtCAAGAGTTTTGGTACTTTTTTGCTACTGTATATACTTAGTTTTTGCTACT harbors:
- the LOC108484599 gene encoding probable L-ascorbate peroxidase 6, chloroplastic/mitochondrial, with translation MTSSLGTTASSRILASSSPGVRLSLHPPTSFSLLSFSSSFKPFAFSPSSHFSSHQRRSAVNVSSSRGFGTVASPKCAASNPDQLKSAREDLKQLLNSQFCHPILVRLGWHDAGTYNKNIEEWPQRGGANGSLRFEVELKHAANAGLVNALSLIQPIKDKYSDVTFADLFQLASATAIEEAGGPKIPMKYGRVDVSGPNECPEEGRLPDAGPPSPADHLREVFYRMGLNDKEIVALSGAHTLGRSRPERSGWGKPETKYTKDGPGTPGGQSWTVQWLKFDNSYFKDIKAKRDEDLLVLPTDAVLFEDPSFKVYAEKYAEDKETFFKDYAEAHAKLSNLGAKFDPPEGIVLDDIPVQAAPEKFVAAKYSTGKRELSDSMKQKIRAEYESFGGGPDKPLPTNYFLNIIIIIGVLAILTSLLGNN